The window CTTTCCATTCTCGTCATGAGGCGATCTATTAAACGGGGTATCGTCTCGTTTCACTCGAGTTGGCTTCCTCTCCATTTGTGTTCCCGCCTGTTTCTCCTCATCCGAGTGATTGTgatcttcatcttcatcctcccagtctttcatcttcttatttttcttcctGCCTTTTCTCTCAGCGTATTCTGTACCGACGTTCTTGCTCTTGTTAAGTGTCTTCTTTCCCAAACCCTCGCTTTCCagttcttcttccaactcttcgtcttccttctcttcctgaCATTTTCGGCACAGATAGCCACCACCTTCCTTGCCAGTATCGTTATCGTTCTCGAAGTAATCATCGTCCAATTTGGCCGATTTGGGAATCAGGTGCCCACATTTAGAGCATCTTTTTTGATTGAATGGAGGAAAAAATAGACGATGTGTGCAGAAAGCCCAGATGAATATcaggagaagaaggacaCCAATGACAGCAAGAGCGACTTTTTTATAGAAGTACGACAGACCCGATATCAACATCGCGCTTGAACAGTTAAAAAGGAAAGTGGAAGGATAGACATACTATAGACTTGTTTCCCATGTGTGTCCATGAATGATGAAGTGTTTGAatcggaagaagaagcgacggacgatgacgatgaaTCGGTGGAattggatgatgaagaatcATCACGAATGTAAAGAGCGTAGGGCGCCATGTTGGCTCGTATGTAATTATCAAGATCCTACTAACTCCTCGATCAGATTATTCACTGTCCAGAAGGTATAGTACCGCGATCAACACGGGCCAAGTTGAGTTAGTAGTCTGCGGTTAAAGCACTAAAATCGTCTAATTCCATCTCTTGGGGGAAAGTGCATTTCTGTCATATTATGTTTCCATCTGGGCCATGCAGTAAAAGAGGTGGAATCATGAGCAAAGGAATGTCCATGGGACAATGGAGGGGTGACCGGGCAGCGGAAATAGGGCCGAGGCGAGACAAAGGATCCGTCAATAATGGTTCGTACACGTTTAGGACAAGCTGAATGGTGCCAAGTGCCTACGGAGTCCGTCCTTTTCGAAAGAGGAGGCTGTTAAGAGGATGTCCATGTTTCTGCCTTTCGAGGCTTTCAATCCACGTATTGAAGAATGCAAATGTGAGGAGAGGTGTAGACGGCAGGCAAATAATTAACGGACGACGGACGACGAACATCCACATTTACTCCTGCTGCGGCGCGTCCGCTGCTGTTTATCATTTTGTTTGCATACGTAATTTCGCAATGAGAATGTCCACATACATCTCTTAGGGGGTCGTTTTCTATGCTCATCTCATGCCATCTAGCCACCCCGCTGGCGATTAACTGCACTGGTCCTCTAGCTATCGCTTATCCATGCAATTAGCGTGACTGTGACTCCACGTTAGCTGGTGTACAGAGCAAGTTATTACGTAACTTACCTCGCTGTAGGAGACCTTGTCGCGACGCGTTTTCGCGTTTTTCGGCCTGCAAGACAACAAATTCGACCGCTCTCTTTGTTCTTCATCACCGCCTATTTCACCCTCTAAAACTCATATGTCTGGACCACCACTGCATATTTACAAGAAATAGTAATATCAACTTTCAAAAAATATGTCAAGATCACCATCCCCAACCCTTTCCGACTCGGCCCTGCTGGACTCTCTTGAAGACTCATTTGACTACACTGCCCATCGGGAGGCGCGGATGGAAGCTCTGTCAAGGCAGATTAAGCAGGTGAAAGACTTGAGAGAGAGCGAATATGGGAGAGTGGTGGAATTTAATGAGGAGAAAGCGCTTATTGAGCGTATGGCGTGAGTTTTCTCTCAATTTTATCTGAATGAGGATTCTAATGATACTACGAAACTGGGATCGATAGGAAAGAAAAGTATTGCATTTTACATTTCGTTCACCCCAATTTCAAGCGCTGTGATATTATGGATCGCCATCTGTCCGTAAGTAAATACGACCTGTAGCCACTTCCCATCCCACCGATTCGATATGCTGACAAGAAATGAAATATACAGCAATTAGCTCCCAAACACCAACACACCCTTTTCCTTCGTGCAAACGTGGATAATGTTCCATTCTTGGTGACCAAGATGGCAATCAAAGTCTTACCTTGTGTAATGTCATACGTTGATGGGAGGGCCGTTGATCGGTAAGTCATCGTTCCAATTACTGCCTATTCACTACAAGAATAAAGGGCAAAAAGTTGCCAGTGATCGCCCGCAAAATAGACGAACATGATCTCCGCTGACTCGACTATGACAATGATAGATTGATCGGTTTTGAAGAGCTTGGTCAAACAGACAACTTCACCACTAAAGCATTGGAGTTTCGACTGTCCCAAACGGGTGTGCTTCCAACCGACTTGACATTAGCGACCAACGTTTCCGCTGCACTTTTAACTCAAGAAAAGCAGGGGTCTCGGTCGGGTTCTGAAGCTGAGGATtcggaggaggagagggataggagaagagggaagagtGGTATACGGAGCGGGTTTAAAACCAAGAGAGGGGATGAAAGTGATGACGACTGGTAGACATAATATTTCTTTGGGACTGCGGATAAGATGCAGGTTGTATACAACATCAACATATAAGCCCTATGTTCTGCTGATTGATACCAGTAAattatcttcttcaacatGTAATCTACTCCTCATCGCTACCCTCCCCGTCAGATCCACCACCAATCTCAAtcccaccaccacccatcTGCTCCGCCCGTTCCTCCCTCGCTTCTCGCCTTGCTTTGTTACGAGCTTCAATTTTGGCAATTACTTTATCGGCGATGTTGAATATACCCTGTGTCGGAGCGCCGCATGCATAGCATTTAGGTGATTTTTGAAATCGTTTCGAAGCACATCTAAAGGATGTTTGTCAGCCGAGGAAAGATGAAGTGAGAGGAAACGTACTTACGCCATGCAGAAGTAATGCCCGCACTTCGTCACCACCGGCTGAGTAAACGGCTGCCTACAGATTAAACATGCAAACGGtacttcctcctcctcatcctcctcctctaCCTCTCTCACCCCTTCTTCTGGCAACTTATCCAGCTGCCATCCCGCCAGATAATCTCCTCTGTCATGCAAGAATTTACATGAGTCGCCATATCCGCAGAAGCCGGTTTCTTTATAATCTTTACAGACATCGGGCTGGTAGTCCATGAGAGTGATCGTGCGTACGTGGGATGTAGCTTTGATAGGGCCCGATTTCATCTTTTTGTCGAGCGTTTCGCGGGTTTTATTGATCGTGGGTAGGTAGGCGGATGCACCTCGATACAGGCCGTCATCGGTCACGATCTCCCCGTCCTTTGAGGTTTGTCAGAATCTCATCATAAACAAACTGAATTTAGAGCATGTCTCACCTCATCCAGCCTGACTTTCTTATCCCTTTTCCCTTgtccatcttcatcctccaaaTCCCAATCATTTGCCCTTGTTGCAAGCTCATCGCCTTTTCTCGTCAGTCCTCCTTCAGCAGCATAATCGAGTTCATCCAGCCCGCCTCCCACAccatcctctccctcttcatTATTGGCACTTGTTCTTCGGCGCTTTGTGCCTTGGACAAGAGGGTTCGCAAGAGATTTCTTCTCGGGTCGAATGACGCTGGAACCGGAGGCAGATGTGGATGCTTCAGCGACAGGATCGAGAGGCGATGGAGAGCGGCGACGTTGACGAGATTGGGCGGGACGGCGAGAGGGGCCTTTCTTGAATGTTACTACTGGTGCAGATGCTTCAGACATAGTTGATAAGTTGCTGTCAAGAATGAAATTGATTTTGGATAGAACGATTTAAGACAGCCAGGAGGCGAAAGATGTTTGACTTTTGATGATTAATCAAACGCTGTATATAAT of the Cryptococcus gattii WM276 chromosome H, complete sequence genome contains:
- a CDS encoding uncharacterized protein (Similar to TIGR gene model, INSD accession AAW45612.1~Hypothetical protein CNI03120~Similar to TIGR gene model, INSD accession AAW45717.1), whose translation is MAPYALYIRDDSSSSNSTDSSSSSVASSSDSNTSSFMDTHGKQVYIALAVIGVLLLLIFIWAFCTHRLFFPPFNQKRCSKCGHLIPKSAKLDDDYFENDNDTGKEGGGYLCRKCQEEKEDEELEEELESEGLGKKTLNKSKNVGTEYAERKGRKKNKKMKDWEDEDEDHNHSDEEKQAGTQMERKPTRVKRDDTPFNRSPHDENGKVERTKARTAKDDSGRNDNVESTRRQEEERRPSRQTAKEERRKPPAMKKREDYDVDNDYGD
- a CDS encoding GTPase inhibitor, putative (Similar to TIGR gene model, INSD accession AAW45291.1); amino-acid sequence: MSRSPSPTLSDSALLDSLEDSFDYTAHREARMEALSRQIKQVKDLRESEYGRVVEFNEEKALIERMAKEKYCILHFVHPNFKRCDIMDRHLSQLAPKHQHTLFLRANVDNVPFLVTKMAIKVLPCVMSYVDGRAVDRLIGFEELGQTDNFTTKALEFRLSQTGVLPTDLTLATNVSAALLTQEKQGSRSGSEAEDSEEERDRRRGKSGIRSGFKTKRGDESDDDW
- a CDS encoding Spliceosomal zinc finger-containing protein, putative (Similar to TIGR gene model, INSD accession AAW45613.1), whose translation is MSEASAPVVTFKKGPSRRPAQSRQRRRSPSPLDPVAEASTSASGSSVIRPEKKSLANPLVQGTKRRRTSANNEEGEDGVGGGLDELDYAAEGGLTRKGDELATRANDWDLEDEDGQGKRDKKVRLDEDGEIVTDDGLYRGASAYLPTINKTRETLDKKMKSGPIKATSHVRTITLMDYQPDVCKDYKETGFCGYGDSCKFLHDRGDYLAGWQLDKLPEEGVREVEEEDEEEEVPFACLICRQPFTQPVVTKCGHYFCMACASKRFQKSPKCYACGAPTQGIFNIADKVIAKIEARNKARREAREERAEQMGGGGIEIGGGSDGEGSDEE